The following proteins come from a genomic window of Crassostrea angulata isolate pt1a10 chromosome 1, ASM2561291v2, whole genome shotgun sequence:
- the LOC128176451 gene encoding uncharacterized protein LOC128176451 isoform X3 → MEVNPGQFENLAKMTRIPVQSLSQTSNPAHTAVKLRNIHPPSGIQTGSQKRSTYIESDTDQTETPRPQSYRSYDKTQQTRDNSRLLFYRDPFPGGVPVGEEFSVESRANLERLRNKQLQREKMQLAQLQYSAGDKKKRVYTRKERDQRRAQLLTGPTLSSEVMSDLENRHGGPLGSRYALSNQGSESRSPSVYSSPVGNWDQLKLGRNMRAAPRHIIDSREALRSSNQLRNKDKIEMLNRQQQLLQQQREQRMKFLEEQRLKEKAQLMVNESLLSNELARHRSNQSSRESLHKVGRRSMSNGSLSNRDGYTGRRSVSITSLTKDNKEIEKEDDKMSDKINSETLAPSQGRVSRASNPASEKTTKSEDFFENVHIEGQGILNDSDNPDGKDKLISAVQNEFRRLSTS, encoded by the exons ATGGAG GTCAACCCCGGTCAGTTTGAGAACCTGGCCAAGATGACCCGGATTCCCGTTCAGTCCCTGTCACAGACCAGCAATCCAGCGCACACTGCCGTCAAACTCCGAAATATCCATCCTCCTTCAGGGATCCAGACAGGAAGTCAGAAACGAAGCACTTACATTGAGAGTGACACGGATCAGACAGAGACTCCGCGGCCCCAGAGTTACCGCAGCTACGACAAGACCCAGCAAACCAGAGACAACTCGCGACTGCTGTTCTACAGG GACCCATTCCCTGGGGGTGTTCCTGTGGGAGAGGAGTTTTCTGTGGAGAGTCGGGCGAACCTGGAGAGACTCAGAAACAAGCAACTGCAGCGGGAAAAAATGCAGCTTGCCCAACTACAG tACAGTGCAGGGGACAAGAAGAAGAGGGTGTATACGAGGAAGGAACGGGACCAGAGGAGAGCCCAGCTTCTGACCGGCCCAACGCTGAGCTCTGAGGTCATGTCTGACTTGGAGAACAGGCACGGTGGTCCTCTAGGGAGCAG GTATGCTTTAAGCAACCAGGGGTCAGAGAGTAGAAGCCCAAGTGTTTACTCCTCTCCCGTAGGAAACTGG GATCAGCTGAAGCTAGGAAGGAACATGAGGGCAGCTCCTCGACACATCATTGACTCCAGGGAGGCTCTGCGGTCCTCAAACCAACTCAGAAACAAG GACAAAATCGAGATGTTGAACAGACAGCAACAATTGCTACAGCAACAGAGAGAGCAACGCATGAAGTTCCTAGAGGAGCAGAGACTGAAGGAGAAAGCCCAGCTGATGGTCAACGAGAGTCTGCTCAGTAACGAGCTGGCCAGACATCGCTCGAACCAGTCCAGCCGCGAAAGCTTACACAAGGTGGGAAGGCGTTCCATGTCCAATGGGTCACTGTCTAACAGAGATGGGTATACAGGAAGGCGTTCGGTCTCAATCACGTCCTTGACAAAGGATAACAAAGAAATAGAGAAGGAAGACGATAAAATGTCTGATAAGATTAATTCTGAAACATTGGCGCCATCTCAAGGACGAGTGTCAAGGGCATCAAACCCAGCTTCCGAAAAAACAACTAAAAGTGAAGACTTTTTTGAGAATGTCCATATAGAAGGACAGGGGATTTTAAACGATTCTGACAATCCAGACGGAAAAGACAAACTAATTTCTGCTGTGCAGAACGAATTCCGCAGGCTGAGTACATCGTGA
- the LOC128176451 gene encoding uncharacterized protein LOC128176451 isoform X1 yields MKKLLLPNKDGCGEDHNRLAEEWTRLWKSRQQIQQEIEQLTSAMEVNPGQFENLAKMTRIPVQSLSQTSNPAHTAVKLRNIHPPSGIQTGSQKRSTYIESDTDQTETPRPQSYRSYDKTQQTRDNSRLLFYRDPFPGGVPVGEEFSVESRANLERLRNKQLQREKMQLAQLQYSAGDKKKRVYTRKERDQRRAQLLTGPTLSSEVMSDLENRHGGPLGSRYALSNQGSESRSPSVYSSPVGNWDQLKLGRNMRAAPRHIIDSREALRSSNQLRNKDKIEMLNRQQQLLQQQREQRMKFLEEQRLKEKAQLMVNESLLSNELARHRSNQSSRESLHKVGRRSMSNGSLSNRDGYTGRRSVSITSLTKDNKEIEKEDDKMSDKINSETLAPSQGRVSRASNPASEKTTKSEDFFENVHIEGQGILNDSDNPDGKDKLISAVQNEFRRLSTS; encoded by the exons ATGAAGAA GCTTTTGCTTCCTAACAAAGATGGCTGTGGTGAAGACCACAACAGACTAGCTGAGGAGTGGACCAGATTGTGGAAATCCCGACAACAGATCCAGCAGGAAATTGAACAACTCACCAGCGCCATGGAG GTCAACCCCGGTCAGTTTGAGAACCTGGCCAAGATGACCCGGATTCCCGTTCAGTCCCTGTCACAGACCAGCAATCCAGCGCACACTGCCGTCAAACTCCGAAATATCCATCCTCCTTCAGGGATCCAGACAGGAAGTCAGAAACGAAGCACTTACATTGAGAGTGACACGGATCAGACAGAGACTCCGCGGCCCCAGAGTTACCGCAGCTACGACAAGACCCAGCAAACCAGAGACAACTCGCGACTGCTGTTCTACAGG GACCCATTCCCTGGGGGTGTTCCTGTGGGAGAGGAGTTTTCTGTGGAGAGTCGGGCGAACCTGGAGAGACTCAGAAACAAGCAACTGCAGCGGGAAAAAATGCAGCTTGCCCAACTACAG tACAGTGCAGGGGACAAGAAGAAGAGGGTGTATACGAGGAAGGAACGGGACCAGAGGAGAGCCCAGCTTCTGACCGGCCCAACGCTGAGCTCTGAGGTCATGTCTGACTTGGAGAACAGGCACGGTGGTCCTCTAGGGAGCAG GTATGCTTTAAGCAACCAGGGGTCAGAGAGTAGAAGCCCAAGTGTTTACTCCTCTCCCGTAGGAAACTGG GATCAGCTGAAGCTAGGAAGGAACATGAGGGCAGCTCCTCGACACATCATTGACTCCAGGGAGGCTCTGCGGTCCTCAAACCAACTCAGAAACAAG GACAAAATCGAGATGTTGAACAGACAGCAACAATTGCTACAGCAACAGAGAGAGCAACGCATGAAGTTCCTAGAGGAGCAGAGACTGAAGGAGAAAGCCCAGCTGATGGTCAACGAGAGTCTGCTCAGTAACGAGCTGGCCAGACATCGCTCGAACCAGTCCAGCCGCGAAAGCTTACACAAGGTGGGAAGGCGTTCCATGTCCAATGGGTCACTGTCTAACAGAGATGGGTATACAGGAAGGCGTTCGGTCTCAATCACGTCCTTGACAAAGGATAACAAAGAAATAGAGAAGGAAGACGATAAAATGTCTGATAAGATTAATTCTGAAACATTGGCGCCATCTCAAGGACGAGTGTCAAGGGCATCAAACCCAGCTTCCGAAAAAACAACTAAAAGTGAAGACTTTTTTGAGAATGTCCATATAGAAGGACAGGGGATTTTAAACGATTCTGACAATCCAGACGGAAAAGACAAACTAATTTCTGCTGTGCAGAACGAATTCCGCAGGCTGAGTACATCGTGA
- the LOC128176451 gene encoding uncharacterized protein LOC128176451 isoform X2, translated as MSRLLLPNKDGCGEDHNRLAEEWTRLWKSRQQIQQEIEQLTSAMEVNPGQFENLAKMTRIPVQSLSQTSNPAHTAVKLRNIHPPSGIQTGSQKRSTYIESDTDQTETPRPQSYRSYDKTQQTRDNSRLLFYRDPFPGGVPVGEEFSVESRANLERLRNKQLQREKMQLAQLQYSAGDKKKRVYTRKERDQRRAQLLTGPTLSSEVMSDLENRHGGPLGSRYALSNQGSESRSPSVYSSPVGNWDQLKLGRNMRAAPRHIIDSREALRSSNQLRNKDKIEMLNRQQQLLQQQREQRMKFLEEQRLKEKAQLMVNESLLSNELARHRSNQSSRESLHKVGRRSMSNGSLSNRDGYTGRRSVSITSLTKDNKEIEKEDDKMSDKINSETLAPSQGRVSRASNPASEKTTKSEDFFENVHIEGQGILNDSDNPDGKDKLISAVQNEFRRLSTS; from the exons ATGAGCAG GCTTTTGCTTCCTAACAAAGATGGCTGTGGTGAAGACCACAACAGACTAGCTGAGGAGTGGACCAGATTGTGGAAATCCCGACAACAGATCCAGCAGGAAATTGAACAACTCACCAGCGCCATGGAG GTCAACCCCGGTCAGTTTGAGAACCTGGCCAAGATGACCCGGATTCCCGTTCAGTCCCTGTCACAGACCAGCAATCCAGCGCACACTGCCGTCAAACTCCGAAATATCCATCCTCCTTCAGGGATCCAGACAGGAAGTCAGAAACGAAGCACTTACATTGAGAGTGACACGGATCAGACAGAGACTCCGCGGCCCCAGAGTTACCGCAGCTACGACAAGACCCAGCAAACCAGAGACAACTCGCGACTGCTGTTCTACAGG GACCCATTCCCTGGGGGTGTTCCTGTGGGAGAGGAGTTTTCTGTGGAGAGTCGGGCGAACCTGGAGAGACTCAGAAACAAGCAACTGCAGCGGGAAAAAATGCAGCTTGCCCAACTACAG tACAGTGCAGGGGACAAGAAGAAGAGGGTGTATACGAGGAAGGAACGGGACCAGAGGAGAGCCCAGCTTCTGACCGGCCCAACGCTGAGCTCTGAGGTCATGTCTGACTTGGAGAACAGGCACGGTGGTCCTCTAGGGAGCAG GTATGCTTTAAGCAACCAGGGGTCAGAGAGTAGAAGCCCAAGTGTTTACTCCTCTCCCGTAGGAAACTGG GATCAGCTGAAGCTAGGAAGGAACATGAGGGCAGCTCCTCGACACATCATTGACTCCAGGGAGGCTCTGCGGTCCTCAAACCAACTCAGAAACAAG GACAAAATCGAGATGTTGAACAGACAGCAACAATTGCTACAGCAACAGAGAGAGCAACGCATGAAGTTCCTAGAGGAGCAGAGACTGAAGGAGAAAGCCCAGCTGATGGTCAACGAGAGTCTGCTCAGTAACGAGCTGGCCAGACATCGCTCGAACCAGTCCAGCCGCGAAAGCTTACACAAGGTGGGAAGGCGTTCCATGTCCAATGGGTCACTGTCTAACAGAGATGGGTATACAGGAAGGCGTTCGGTCTCAATCACGTCCTTGACAAAGGATAACAAAGAAATAGAGAAGGAAGACGATAAAATGTCTGATAAGATTAATTCTGAAACATTGGCGCCATCTCAAGGACGAGTGTCAAGGGCATCAAACCCAGCTTCCGAAAAAACAACTAAAAGTGAAGACTTTTTTGAGAATGTCCATATAGAAGGACAGGGGATTTTAAACGATTCTGACAATCCAGACGGAAAAGACAAACTAATTTCTGCTGTGCAGAACGAATTCCGCAGGCTGAGTACATCGTGA